One Bifidobacterium angulatum DSM 20098 = JCM 7096 DNA window includes the following coding sequences:
- a CDS encoding amino acid ABC transporter permease, which yields MAANNESAVLFDQPGPKGRKTIRIINWIAGIIFAIVVVLILMRLHNPPDGENQLSWELWKPALDPEAWTDFYLPGLWATIRASLLAVVGAVVFGLVFGIGRLMPNPLVRVVSGAIVEFARAVPVLLMMIFFWRWFAFVGLPSPAYWSVVLALIIYNGSVVAELVRSGVGNLPDGQREASLALGLTQTQSLMQIEVPQAIVAMLPAAVTQLVVVLKDTALGSIIMYTDLLQQSRRLGSMYFNILQTLVVAGVIYFIACWLLSRLAEWLPSRLQQHTAAPTEPEPVAPIAAGDPSNVNQIAVAKEVEELPLGGTDRQYHVHHRGTNASIHQWRQTKYVQGYDATHPESQEEADKEKHFRLHHRKSDEEE from the coding sequence ATGGCAGCAAACAATGAAAGCGCAGTGCTGTTCGATCAGCCGGGTCCTAAGGGCCGCAAAACCATCCGTATCATCAATTGGATCGCAGGTATCATCTTCGCCATCGTCGTGGTGCTGATCCTGATGCGTCTGCATAATCCGCCGGACGGAGAAAACCAGCTGAGCTGGGAGCTGTGGAAACCGGCGCTCGACCCCGAGGCGTGGACGGACTTCTACCTGCCGGGCCTGTGGGCCACGATCCGAGCCTCCCTGCTGGCCGTGGTGGGCGCAGTGGTGTTCGGCCTGGTGTTCGGTATCGGGCGTCTGATGCCGAACCCGCTGGTCCGTGTGGTTTCCGGCGCGATTGTCGAATTCGCGCGAGCAGTGCCCGTGCTGCTCATGATGATCTTCTTCTGGCGCTGGTTCGCCTTCGTCGGCCTGCCCAGCCCCGCCTACTGGTCGGTCGTACTCGCCCTGATAATCTACAACGGTTCGGTTGTGGCCGAGCTGGTGCGTTCCGGCGTGGGCAATCTGCCCGATGGTCAGCGTGAGGCATCGCTTGCGCTGGGACTTACGCAGACCCAGTCGCTGATGCAGATCGAAGTGCCGCAGGCCATCGTTGCCATGCTGCCGGCCGCCGTCACCCAGCTGGTCGTGGTGCTCAAGGACACCGCACTCGGTTCCATCATCATGTACACCGATCTGCTGCAGCAGTCCCGTCGACTCGGCTCCATGTACTTCAACATTCTCCAGACGCTGGTCGTGGCCGGTGTGATCTACTTCATCGCCTGCTGGCTGCTGTCGCGACTGGCCGAATGGCTGCCGTCCAGACTCCAGCAGCACACCGCCGCGCCGACCGAGCCCGAGCCGGTGGCGCCGATCGCGGCGGGCGACCCCTCCAACGTCAACCAGATCGCCGTGGCCAAGGAGGTCGAGGAGCTGCCGCTCGGCGGCACCGATCGCCAATACCATGTGCATCATCGCGGCACCAACGCCTCCATCCACCAGTGGAGGCAGACCAAATACGTGCAGGGGTACGATGCGACGCACCCCGAATCGCAGGAGGAAGCCGACAAGGAGAAGCATTTCAGGCTTCACCACAGGAAGAGCGACGAGGAAGAGTGA
- a CDS encoding ABC transporter substrate-binding protein: MTASHGAYGNADATTAATSNAASSNGAASTDESLNARVRTSKSPRPNKWGIIIAAVVAIDIIVGAVAIFNGRNAQQSANKADTVTIGLKLAPPSLDIRRQSGSAIEQVLIGNVYEGLVSRDSDNAVQPGLAKSWDISTDGTTYTFHLNRNMTFSNGDVLDADDVAWSINQLKEKQYYNANQVESLSKAEALDANTVRITLSSPDSNLLWYLTGRPGLVFDKDATYNAKTQAVGSGPYTVESFDSASKMVLKANPKYWGTAHKPATQHVVIDFITDDNAAVNALKSGDVDVLSPVNATLAKSLDTHTYHVSASDGSDKFVLAFNCANKKLADKRVRQAIRYGINHKEIIASRGGVDTALGGPIPSVDPGYEDLTGLYPYDVAKAKNLMTQAGYSTDHPLELTLTYANTYGTELGDQLKSQLAAIGIDLNINYVEFSTWLQDVHANGDYELSLVDHAESHDFYKWTTPEYYYHYDNKDVQALYAKALAATDEKESDEYLKQAAKTVSEDAPADWLFGYRVTVAYNKGVKGFPDKLSQTVLPLWQISKAE, translated from the coding sequence ATGACAGCATCACATGGTGCATACGGCAATGCCGATGCAACCACGGCGGCAACAAGCAACGCAGCAAGCTCTAACGGCGCGGCCAGCACGGACGAGAGTCTCAACGCCCGCGTCAGAACATCGAAATCCCCAAGACCGAACAAGTGGGGCATCATTATCGCGGCAGTCGTCGCCATCGACATCATCGTAGGCGCGGTAGCCATATTCAACGGCCGGAATGCGCAACAGTCGGCAAACAAGGCCGACACCGTAACCATCGGACTCAAACTCGCCCCGCCCAGCCTCGACATTCGCCGCCAATCCGGATCGGCCATCGAACAGGTGCTCATCGGCAACGTGTACGAGGGACTTGTCAGCCGAGACTCCGACAATGCCGTACAGCCCGGTCTGGCAAAAAGCTGGGACATCTCCACAGACGGCACAACCTATACCTTCCATCTCAACCGGAACATGACCTTCTCCAATGGGGATGTGCTTGATGCCGACGACGTGGCATGGTCCATCAACCAGTTGAAGGAGAAGCAATACTACAACGCCAACCAGGTGGAAAGCCTGAGCAAGGCCGAAGCGCTTGACGCGAACACCGTGCGAATCACCCTCAGCTCCCCGGACTCCAACCTGCTGTGGTACCTGACCGGGCGCCCGGGCCTGGTGTTCGACAAGGACGCCACCTATAACGCGAAGACCCAGGCCGTGGGCTCCGGCCCATACACCGTGGAATCCTTCGATTCCGCCAGCAAGATGGTGCTTAAGGCCAACCCGAAATATTGGGGCACCGCGCACAAGCCGGCCACGCAGCATGTGGTCATCGACTTCATCACCGATGACAACGCCGCCGTCAACGCGCTGAAAAGCGGCGATGTGGACGTGCTCTCCCCAGTGAACGCGACCTTGGCGAAATCCCTTGACACCCACACCTACCATGTCTCCGCGTCCGATGGCAGCGACAAATTCGTGCTCGCCTTCAACTGCGCGAACAAGAAACTCGCCGACAAGCGCGTGCGCCAGGCCATCCGTTACGGCATCAACCACAAGGAGATCATCGCCTCCCGCGGCGGAGTCGACACTGCACTCGGCGGGCCGATCCCATCCGTCGACCCCGGCTACGAGGATCTGACCGGCCTCTACCCCTACGACGTGGCCAAAGCGAAAAACCTCATGACACAAGCCGGATACTCCACCGATCATCCGCTCGAACTCACACTGACCTACGCCAACACCTACGGCACCGAACTGGGCGACCAGCTCAAAAGCCAGCTCGCCGCAATCGGCATCGACCTCAACATCAACTATGTGGAATTCTCCACCTGGCTGCAGGACGTGCACGCCAACGGCGACTATGAGCTTTCGCTCGTCGACCATGCCGAAAGCCATGACTTCTACAAGTGGACCACGCCCGAATACTACTACCACTACGACAACAAGGACGTGCAGGCGCTGTACGCCAAGGCGCTCGCCGCCACCGACGAGAAGGAAAGCGACGAATACCTCAAGCAGGCGGCGAAAACCGTCAGCGAAGACGCTCCGGCCGACTGGCTGTTCGGCTACCGTGTGACCGTGGCGTACAACAAGGGAGTCAAGGGATTCCCCGACAAGCTCAGCCAGACAGTACTGCCGCTATGGCAGATCTCCAAGGCGGAATGA
- a CDS encoding ABC transporter permease, with protein MRFVAKRLLLFIAALVGLSILVFLALRVLPGDVAAVMAGTNATAARIAALRTQMGLDRPLPVQYADWLGGLLHGDLGISAISGRSVVSQVGARAAVTFPLIMLSLAIALLIGLPLGCAAVITRNRRCRGLFHVLAIVGGAVPALWSGLLLILLFSHGSGLLGLFPSQGFPNDGWKDCGRAMASLVLPALATGITAGAGIMRYTRAALGDAAQSQAVSMAMACGMTRRQALLRVGLRLSMPQLVSVIGLTFAQMITGVMVVENLFALPGLGSMLITDVGNRDLIAVQSELFLLAAFFLLLGLAVDMAHHALDPRLNTASDDIQEVL; from the coding sequence ATGAGATTCGTGGCCAAACGGCTGCTGCTGTTCATAGCGGCATTGGTGGGATTGTCGATACTGGTGTTTCTGGCATTGCGTGTACTCCCCGGTGACGTTGCAGCCGTAATGGCCGGAACGAACGCGACCGCGGCCCGTATCGCCGCACTGCGGACGCAGATGGGACTCGACAGGCCGCTGCCCGTACAATACGCCGACTGGCTTGGCGGACTGCTGCATGGCGATCTTGGCATATCCGCCATCAGCGGCAGATCGGTCGTCTCGCAGGTCGGCGCCCGGGCGGCGGTCACGTTCCCTCTTATCATGCTCAGCCTTGCCATAGCCCTGCTGATCGGATTGCCGCTTGGCTGTGCTGCCGTCATCACCAGGAACAGGCGGTGTCGGGGGCTGTTCCATGTGCTTGCCATTGTCGGAGGTGCTGTTCCGGCGTTATGGAGCGGACTGCTGCTGATCCTGCTGTTCTCACACGGCTCGGGACTGCTGGGGCTGTTCCCCTCGCAGGGTTTTCCGAACGATGGCTGGAAGGATTGCGGGCGGGCCATGGCGTCGCTCGTGCTTCCGGCATTGGCCACCGGCATCACCGCCGGTGCGGGGATCATGCGCTATACGCGTGCCGCGTTGGGCGATGCCGCGCAATCCCAGGCCGTAAGCATGGCCATGGCATGCGGCATGACGCGCAGGCAGGCGCTGCTGCGCGTAGGCCTGCGACTGTCAATGCCGCAGCTGGTGTCGGTTATCGGATTGACCTTCGCCCAAATGATAACGGGCGTGATGGTGGTCGAGAACCTGTTTGCCCTGCCGGGGCTGGGGTCGATGCTCATCACCGATGTGGGCAATCGTGATCTGATCGCGGTGCAGAGCGAACTGTTCCTGCTGGCAGCGTTCTTCCTGCTATTGGGATTGGCGGTCGATATGGCGCATCATGCGCTCGATCCGAGACTGAACACCGCTTCCGACGACATACAGGAGGTGCTGTGA
- a CDS encoding ABC transporter permease encodes MSATRVVMRSMWRKASGKYALIMLGLWVLVSLISLVWTPYALLETDGFHAWASPMAAHPLGTDGVGADVLSWLMAGSRTNLAIASLTVVVAGIFGLALVAAMVSRHTALRSTSVVVVDALISIPTVLIALMLSVPFGASAAVIVAACGFAYGLNLARIVRPAAILAARSQYVESAVWSGASGARVFVRHIMPNVMPVLLVQLSMSAGTSILAEAGLTYLGVGVGAGVPSWGHSLATSVRFISIYPLTVLWPGLIVTMTVIALHLFGDALRDAIDPLTNPELREAA; translated from the coding sequence ATGTCGGCCACTCGTGTGGTTATGCGTTCGATGTGGCGCAAGGCCAGTGGAAAATATGCGTTGATCATGCTCGGCCTGTGGGTGCTGGTTTCGCTGATTTCGCTGGTGTGGACGCCTTACGCGCTACTTGAGACGGACGGATTCCACGCATGGGCTTCGCCCATGGCCGCGCATCCGTTGGGAACCGATGGCGTTGGCGCCGACGTGCTGAGCTGGCTGATGGCCGGTTCGCGCACGAATCTTGCAATCGCATCGCTTACCGTAGTCGTGGCCGGAATATTCGGATTGGCGTTGGTGGCCGCCATGGTGTCACGCCATACCGCGCTGCGATCCACGTCGGTGGTGGTGGTCGATGCGCTGATCTCGATACCGACGGTGCTGATCGCATTGATGTTGTCGGTGCCGTTTGGCGCTTCCGCGGCGGTGATCGTGGCCGCATGCGGATTCGCCTACGGATTGAATCTGGCACGCATCGTAAGACCTGCGGCCATACTCGCCGCGCGTTCGCAGTATGTGGAGTCGGCGGTATGGTCCGGCGCTTCGGGGGCGCGCGTGTTCGTCAGGCATATTATGCCGAACGTGATGCCGGTGCTGCTGGTGCAGTTGTCGATGAGTGCAGGGACGTCGATACTGGCTGAGGCTGGCCTGACCTATCTTGGCGTCGGCGTGGGTGCCGGCGTACCCAGTTGGGGGCATTCCCTCGCCACATCCGTACGATTCATCAGCATCTACCCGCTGACCGTGCTATGGCCGGGACTGATCGTCACGATGACGGTGATCGCGCTGCATCTGTTCGGCGACGCACTGCGCGACGCCATCGACCCGTTGACCAATCCTGAGCTGAGGGAGGCGGCATGA
- a CDS encoding ABC transporter ATP-binding protein produces the protein MSIEIRGLTITIGDKPIVRDVCMDIADGERIGLVGSSGSGKSMIAKALMGLLPDTARVSGSIMAGGRQLIGLDDTAMADLRGRYMGMVFQNPAAALNPVMTVAQQVGLPLYLHYDLSLDERLDRVKAMLDKVGLSQDALLKYPHQLSGGQQQRVGIATALITSPRFIIADEPTTALDSITQRQIVDLLTSLVDDAGASMLFITHDFAVLARATTRCSVLDGGSIAETGTTASLLREPASEPAQRLVAAARQLTLSRDGGIGDGDVGSQESTGVESGDRTIVRKDGGDE, from the coding sequence ATGAGCATCGAGATTCGTGGGCTGACCATCACCATCGGCGACAAACCCATTGTGCGCGATGTGTGCATGGACATCGCCGACGGTGAGCGCATCGGTCTGGTCGGTTCCTCCGGCTCGGGCAAATCCATGATCGCCAAAGCCCTGATGGGGTTGCTGCCCGACACGGCGCGGGTGAGCGGTTCCATCATGGCTGGCGGCAGGCAACTGATCGGGTTGGACGATACCGCCATGGCCGATCTGCGCGGGCGTTATATGGGCATGGTGTTCCAGAATCCGGCGGCAGCGCTCAATCCCGTGATGACGGTTGCACAGCAGGTCGGTCTGCCGCTGTACCTGCACTACGATCTGTCGCTTGACGAGCGTCTTGATCGTGTCAAGGCGATGCTTGACAAAGTGGGGCTTTCCCAGGATGCACTGCTGAAATACCCGCATCAGCTTTCCGGCGGGCAGCAGCAGCGCGTCGGCATCGCCACCGCGTTGATCACCTCGCCGCGATTCATCATCGCCGACGAGCCGACCACGGCATTGGATTCGATCACGCAACGTCAGATCGTCGACCTGCTGACGTCGCTGGTCGACGATGCCGGCGCGTCCATGCTGTTCATCACCCATGATTTCGCGGTGCTCGCACGCGCCACTACGCGCTGCTCTGTGCTGGACGGCGGTTCGATCGCCGAAACAGGCACGACCGCAAGCCTATTGCGGGAACCGGCAAGCGAGCCTGCGCAGCGCCTTGTCGCCGCGGCCAGGCAACTTACGCTGTCACGTGACGGCGGCATCGGCGACGGTGACGTCGGAAGTCAGGAATCCACGGGAGTGGAATCCGGTGATAGGACGATCGTGAGGAAAGACGGCGGCGATGAATGA
- a CDS encoding ABC transporter ATP-binding protein, with protein sequence MNEIVLQGRGICKSYGSKRNRRQVLFDVDIEVRSGECLAIIGASGSGKSTLTRVLFGLESADCGEIAYRGQTMGERNDAVRHMLRGETGLVFQDPFASLDPRWRVARSVEEPLRLHHRGMGDDEAASRIGRALRLVGLDPAVFAARYPMDLSGGQAQRVAIARAIVDDPGVILADEPMSAIDVAARVRILETFHAIREANPNMSLVMVSHDLGVVQHIADRIVVLHDGRVEESGTTMEILKHPCSVYTRSLIEAASMQA encoded by the coding sequence ATGAATGAAATCGTGTTGCAGGGACGTGGCATCTGCAAAAGCTATGGGTCGAAGCGGAATCGCAGGCAGGTGCTGTTCGACGTGGACATCGAGGTGCGCAGCGGGGAGTGCCTGGCGATCATCGGTGCTTCCGGCTCGGGCAAATCGACGTTGACGCGAGTGCTGTTCGGCCTGGAATCCGCGGATTGCGGTGAGATCGCATACCGTGGCCAGACGATGGGGGAGCGGAACGATGCCGTGCGCCATATGCTGCGCGGTGAGACCGGACTGGTGTTCCAGGACCCCTTCGCCTCGCTCGACCCACGCTGGCGCGTTGCGCGTTCCGTAGAGGAGCCGTTGCGGTTGCACCATAGGGGCATGGGCGATGACGAGGCCGCTTCGCGGATCGGGCGAGCATTACGACTGGTCGGACTCGACCCGGCGGTATTCGCCGCACGGTACCCCATGGATCTATCCGGCGGGCAGGCGCAACGTGTCGCCATTGCACGTGCCATAGTGGACGATCCGGGCGTCATTCTTGCCGACGAGCCGATGAGCGCCATCGATGTGGCCGCGCGTGTACGGATCCTTGAGACCTTCCACGCCATCCGCGAGGCGAACCCGAATATGTCGCTGGTCATGGTCTCGCACGATCTTGGCGTGGTGCAGCATATCGCCGACCGTATCGTCGTCCTGCATGACGGGCGCGTCGAGGAAAGCGGTACGACCATGGAAATACTGAAGCATCCCTGTTCCGTGTACACGCGCTCGCTTATCGAAGCCGCGTCCATGCAGGCCTGA
- a CDS encoding pyridoxal-phosphate dependent enzyme, whose translation MTIHNSTAELIGNTPLIKLNHVTDGIEATIAVKVEYFNPGGSSKDRIAERIIDAAEKSGELKPGGVIVEPTSGNTGVGLAMVAQQRGYRAIFVVQDKVSESKRAVLRAYGAEVVVAPTNVEPDDPRSYYRVSDRLASTIPGAFKPNQYDNPNGPLSHYHTTGPEIWEATDHKVTHFVAGIGTGGTISGTGRYLKDVSDGKVQVIGADPEGSIYSNPSDVHQYKIEGVGEDFYPKAFDRDLPDEIVQVTDAEAFEMTRRLAAEEGLLVGGSAGMAVVSALKYAREHELGADQTVIVLLPDSGRSYMEKIFNDDWMRANGFGDVVDRTTKPSLAEQYL comes from the coding sequence ATGACCATCCACAACAGCACCGCAGAACTCATCGGCAACACCCCGCTCATCAAACTCAACCATGTGACGGACGGCATCGAAGCCACCATCGCTGTCAAGGTCGAATACTTCAACCCGGGAGGCTCCTCCAAAGACCGCATCGCCGAACGCATCATCGACGCCGCCGAGAAGAGCGGCGAACTCAAGCCCGGCGGCGTGATCGTCGAACCGACCTCCGGCAACACCGGTGTAGGCCTGGCCATGGTCGCCCAGCAGCGCGGATACCGTGCGATCTTCGTCGTGCAGGACAAGGTCTCCGAATCCAAGCGTGCCGTGCTGCGCGCCTACGGCGCCGAAGTCGTGGTCGCGCCGACCAATGTGGAACCGGACGATCCGCGCTCCTACTACCGCGTGTCCGACCGTCTCGCCTCCACCATTCCCGGCGCGTTCAAGCCGAACCAGTATGACAATCCGAACGGCCCGCTGAGCCACTACCACACCACCGGCCCGGAAATCTGGGAGGCCACCGATCATAAGGTCACGCATTTCGTGGCGGGCATCGGCACCGGTGGCACCATCTCCGGCACCGGCCGTTACCTCAAGGACGTTTCCGACGGTAAGGTGCAGGTGATCGGCGCCGATCCGGAAGGCTCCATCTACTCCAATCCGAGCGACGTGCATCAGTACAAGATCGAAGGCGTCGGCGAGGACTTCTACCCGAAGGCCTTCGACCGTGATCTGCCGGACGAGATCGTGCAGGTCACCGACGCCGAGGCCTTCGAAATGACCCGCCGTCTCGCCGCTGAGGAAGGGCTGCTGGTCGGCGGCTCGGCAGGCATGGCCGTCGTATCTGCGCTGAAATACGCGCGCGAACATGAACTCGGCGCCGATCAGACGGTCATCGTACTGCTGCCCGATTCCGGGCGAAGCTACATGGAGAAGATCTTCAACGATGACTGGATGCGCGCCAACGGATTCGGCGACGTTGTGGACCGTACCACCAAGCCGAGTCTGGCCGAACAGTACCTGTGA
- a CDS encoding cystathionine gamma-synthase — MTVSTNAAALNASARATRAIHAGQEPDPTTGAVVTPIYMTSTFKQDGVGGLRNGYDYSRSINPTRNSFDEQLASVEGAKYALSFSSGLAAIDVLLRSTLKPGDNILLGNDVYGGTYRLLAKVFVPWGIGLDVVDITDTAAVSAALANKQYRYIWVETPSNPLLGIADIAATSAVAHAHGTKVVVDNTFASPVLQHPLDDGADAVVYSTTKYIGGHSDVVGGAVVLNDKETRDAVAFLQNAAGAVPSPFDSWLDIRGLKTLDLRVKQHSRNALKIAQWLETRPEVERVWYPGLESHPGHDIAVRQMHGGFGGMISVQIAAGFEAAKRFAGATQVFTLAESLGGVESLIEHPGAMTHASVAGTTLEVPANLIRLSVGLEDADDLIADLEQAFAQI, encoded by the coding sequence ATGACCGTCTCCACCAACGCCGCCGCCCTCAACGCCTCCGCACGCGCCACCCGCGCCATCCACGCCGGCCAGGAGCCCGACCCGACCACCGGTGCCGTGGTCACGCCGATCTACATGACATCCACCTTCAAACAGGACGGCGTCGGCGGGCTGCGCAACGGTTACGACTACAGCCGCTCCATCAACCCGACCCGCAACAGCTTCGACGAGCAGCTTGCCAGCGTGGAGGGCGCGAAGTACGCGCTGAGCTTCTCCTCGGGGCTTGCCGCCATCGACGTGCTGCTGCGCTCCACTCTGAAGCCCGGCGACAACATCCTGCTCGGCAACGACGTGTACGGCGGCACCTATCGTCTGCTCGCCAAGGTGTTCGTGCCATGGGGCATCGGTCTCGACGTGGTCGACATCACCGACACCGCGGCCGTATCCGCAGCGCTCGCGAACAAGCAGTACCGGTATATCTGGGTCGAAACCCCATCCAACCCGTTGCTGGGCATCGCTGACATCGCCGCCACCTCCGCCGTGGCACACGCGCACGGCACCAAGGTGGTGGTGGACAACACCTTCGCGTCCCCGGTGCTACAGCATCCGCTGGATGATGGCGCGGACGCGGTCGTGTACTCCACCACCAAGTACATCGGCGGCCATTCCGACGTGGTCGGCGGAGCCGTGGTCCTGAACGACAAGGAGACCCGCGATGCCGTGGCGTTCCTGCAGAACGCGGCCGGCGCGGTGCCGTCCCCGTTCGATTCCTGGCTGGATATCCGAGGACTCAAGACCCTTGACCTGCGCGTCAAGCAGCACAGCCGCAATGCGTTGAAGATCGCCCAATGGCTCGAAACCCGTCCCGAAGTGGAGCGCGTGTGGTATCCGGGTCTTGAATCGCATCCGGGGCACGATATCGCCGTACGTCAGATGCACGGCGGCTTCGGCGGCATGATCTCCGTGCAGATCGCCGCCGGATTCGAAGCGGCCAAGAGATTCGCCGGAGCCACGCAGGTGTTCACCCTGGCCGAATCCCTGGGCGGTGTGGAATCGCTCATCGAACATCCCGGTGCCATGACCCACGCCTCCGTGGCCGGTACCACGCTTGAAGTTCCTGCCAACCTGATCCGACTGTCCGTTGGTCTGGAGGACGCGGATGACCTCATCGCCGATCTGGAACAGGCGTTTGCCCAGATTTGA
- a CDS encoding LacI family DNA-binding transcriptional regulator — MAGIKDVARAAGVSVSTVSYVLSGKRSISVKTADKVMAAVEKLGYTPDASARKMRGVRNQIIALSAPIRGDINQAKYNAYFLHTAWQAKDRGYDVLLLTGEDAVGDLRRVTQSNLVDGVVLLDIEEHDVRAAEAGLYSKPCVAIGLPSEHGDCACVDIDFTMAGRQAADCLYSKGHRKVVFLRDNEADYERGSGYVLLFRESLMAHAKELGLRIVESSKHGFDQFDAATFVHDVFDVEDRPTAIINQASANVLNQVLQELQSAGLSVPDNVSVLSCGTYFEGELMTQPITEMPVMPQELCFKAVELLVNAIESHTDIRGVVELSRPAMHRHGSVAEVDVGEQ; from the coding sequence ATGGCAGGCATTAAAGATGTGGCTCGTGCTGCTGGCGTGTCTGTCAGCACGGTTTCCTATGTGCTTTCCGGCAAGCGTTCTATTTCCGTCAAGACCGCTGACAAGGTTATGGCGGCGGTGGAAAAGCTCGGGTACACGCCGGATGCCAGTGCCCGCAAAATGCGTGGCGTTCGTAACCAGATCATTGCATTGAGCGCCCCGATTCGTGGTGATATCAATCAGGCGAAGTACAACGCCTACTTCCTGCATACCGCATGGCAGGCGAAAGATAGGGGCTACGATGTGCTTTTGCTTACGGGGGAGGACGCCGTGGGTGATCTTCGCCGTGTAACGCAGAGCAATCTGGTCGACGGTGTTGTGCTGCTTGATATTGAAGAACATGATGTGCGCGCAGCCGAAGCTGGTTTGTATTCGAAGCCTTGTGTTGCCATAGGTCTTCCGAGCGAGCACGGCGACTGTGCATGCGTGGATATCGATTTCACCATGGCTGGTCGTCAGGCTGCTGATTGTCTGTATAGCAAGGGGCATCGCAAAGTGGTGTTCCTGCGTGATAATGAGGCCGATTATGAGCGTGGTTCTGGGTATGTGCTGCTGTTTCGTGAGAGCCTGATGGCTCATGCCAAGGAATTGGGGTTGCGAATCGTCGAATCGTCAAAGCATGGGTTCGATCAGTTCGATGCCGCGACTTTTGTGCATGACGTGTTCGATGTCGAGGACAGGCCTACGGCGATTATCAATCAGGCTAGCGCGAATGTGCTGAATCAGGTGCTGCAGGAGCTGCAGTCCGCAGGTTTGTCTGTGCCGGATAACGTGTCGGTGCTGTCGTGCGGAACGTACTTCGAGGGTGAGTTGATGACGCAGCCGATTACCGAGATGCCGGTTATGCCGCAGGAGCTTTGTTTCAAAGCCGTGGAATTGCTGGTGAATGCGATTGAGAGCCATACCGATATCAGGGGCGTGGTTGAGCTTTCCCGGCCGGCGATGCATCGTCATGGTTCCGTTGCCGAGGTTGATGTCGGGGAACAGTAA